The genomic region GCGCTGGTCGGTGCTGCTGCCAGCCTTTGGCTGCGCGATGCTGGGCAGCCTGCTGGGTGCCTGGGCCGTCACGCAGGTCGACCCCAGCTTCCTGCGCCGGCTGCTGCCGCTGGTGCTGCTGGCCGTGCTGGTCAACACGCTGCGCCGCAAGGATCTGGGCACCGAGGCGCGGAATCTGCACACGGAGCGCGTCGAGACGCTGCTGATGGGGATCATCGCGCTGGTGATCGGCTTCTATGACGGATTCTTCGGCCCCGGCACCGGCAGCTTCTTCGTCTTTCTCTTCGTGCGGGTGCTGGGCCATGATTTCCTGCAGGCCTCGGCCAACGCCAAGGTGCTGAACATGGCCACCAACCTGTCGGCACTGGGGCTCTTTGCCAGCACCGGTCATGTCTGGTGGCAGGTTGGCGCCGCCATGGCGGTGGCCAATGTGGCCGGCGC from Lautropia mirabilis harbors:
- a CDS encoding sulfite exporter TauE/SafE family protein, with translation MEWLIVTLASFAAGLVDAIVGGGGLILIPALFTTFPDTSPATLFGTNKSAAVWGTGMSAWQYGQRVRRRWSVLLPAFGCAMLGSLLGAWAVTQVDPSFLRRLLPLVLLAVLVNTLRRKDLGTEARNLHTERVETLLMGIIALVIGFYDGFFGPGTGSFFVFLFVRVLGHDFLQASANAKVLNMATNLSALGLFASTGHVWWQVGAAMAVANVAGALIGSRLALRYGAGFVRHAFILVVGALILKTGWDALKTLY